One genomic segment of Ictalurus furcatus strain D&B unplaced genomic scaffold, Billie_1.0 scf5, whole genome shotgun sequence includes these proteins:
- the LOC128604914 gene encoding histone H3-like, with the protein MARALQTARKSTGGKALRKQLATKAARKSAPSTGGMKKPHRYRPGTVALREIRRYQKSTELLICKLPFQRLVRVIAQDFKTDLRFQSSAVMALQEASEAYLVGLFEDTNLCAIHAKRVTIMPKDIQLARRIRGERA; encoded by the coding sequence ATGGCAAGAGCCTTGCAGACAGCCCGTAAGTCCACTGGTGGCAAGGCGCTAAGGAAGCAGCTCGCTACTAAGGCTGCCCGCAAGAGTGCGCCGTCTACCGGCGGCATGAAGAAGCCTCACCGTTACAGGCCTGGCACCGTGGCTCTGAGGGAGATCCGCCGTTATCAGAAGTCTACTGAGCTGCTCATCTGCAAGCTGCCCTTCCAGCGCCTGGTGAGAGTAATCGCTCAGGACTTCAAGACCGACTTGCGTTTCCAGAGCTCGGCCGTCATGGCCCTGCAGGAGGCGAGCGAGGCATACCTGGTCGGTCTGTTCGAGGACACCAACCTGTGCGCTATCCACGCCAAGAGAGTGACCATCATGCCCAAGGATATTCAGCTGGCCCGCCGTATTCGCGGAGAACGCGCTTAA